The nucleotide window TTCCGGGGGAAGGGACGGGGGCGGAGTCGACCGACTGAGCGGGCGGCGCCTCCTCCAGAATGAGGTGGGCATTGGTCCCACTGATCCCGAACGACGACACCCCGGCCCGCCGAGGACGCCCCTCGACCGCCTCCCACTCCCGCTGCTCCGTCAGCAGCTCAACCCCACCCGAGTCCCAGTCGACGAGCGGCGTCGGCTCATCCACGTGCAAGGTCCGCGGCAGCGCACCTTCCTGAAGAGCCATCACCATCTTGATCACACCGGCCACACCCGCAGCCGCCTGCACATGCCCGATGTTGGACTTCAACGACCCCAGCCACAACGGCCGTTCATCGTCCCGGCCCTGCCCGTAGGTGGCCAGCAGCGCCTGCGCCTCGATCGGGTCCCCGAGCCGGGTCCCCGTGCCATGCGCCTCCACGACATCGACGTCACCCGCAGTCACCCCGGCCGCAGACAGCGCCGCCCGGATCACCCCCTCCTGCGCCGGCCCACTCGGCGCGGTCAGCCCATTGCTGGCCCCGTCCTGGTTCACCGCGCTGCCGCGCACCACCGCCAACACCCGATGACCATGGCGCCGGGCATCGGACAACCGCTCCAGCACGAGCAGCCCCACGCCTTCCGCCCAGCCCGTGCCCTCAGCCGACGCCGCGAAGGACCGGCAGCGACCGTCCGCCGACAGCCCCCGCTGCCGCGAGAACTCCACGAACGTCCCAGGCGACGACATCACCGTCACCCCACCCGCCAACGCCAGCGAACACTCCCCCGCCCGCAACGACGACGCAGCCAGATGGATAGCCACCAACGACGACGAACACGCCGTGTCCACCGTCACCGCAGGACCCTCAAGCCCCAACGAAAACGCCACCCGACCCGACAGCACGCTTGCCGCGCCACCGGTCAGGCGTCGCCCCTCGGAGGAATCGGGCAGTGTGGCGCCGGTGTCGGAGTCGCGGAACGTGAAGGTGCCGGCGAAGACGCCGGTGCGGCTGCCGCGCAACGCGTGCGGATCGATACCCGCCCGCTCCACCGCCTCCCACGACGCCTCCAACAACAACCGCTGCTGCGGATCCATCGCCAACGCCTCACGCGGCGAAATCCCGAAGAACTCCGCATCGAACTCCGCCGCCTCATGCAAAAACCCACCATGACGCGTGTACGACGTCCCCGGCCGATCCGGATCAGGGTCGTACAACCCCTCCACGTCCCAGCCCCGGTCCACCGGAAACTCCGACACACCCTCCCGCCCCGACGCCACCAACTCCCACAACTCCGCAGGCGAACCCACCCCACCCGGCAACCGGCACGCCATCCCCACCACCGCCACCGGCTCCCCCACACCGGCCGAGGTGAGAGCCTCCACGCCCTCCGCCGCGTCGTCCTCCGCCGTGTTCCGCACATACCGGATCAGGGCCTCGGGTGTCGGGTGGTCGTAGATCAGGGTGCTGGGCAGGCGGGCGCCCGTGGACCGGCTGAGGAGGTCGCTCAGTTCGACGCCCATCAGGGAGCTGAAGCCGAGTTCCTTGAAGGAGGTGCCGAGCGGGACCGCGTCGGCCGAGAGGTGGCCGAGGACGCGGGCGACGTGCGTGCGCACCAGCTCGGCCGGTTCGAGGCGGCCGCCACCGGTCGGCGTCCGAACGGCAGGGCTGTCCATGTCGGGCTCTGCAGCCGGAAGTTCCGGTGCGGCAGCGCCTTGCGGTGAGTCGAGCCAGTACCGCTGCCGCTGGAAGGCGTAGGTGGGCAGGGCGACACGGCGGGCACGCGGACAGGAGAGTACTCGGCTCAGGGCTGCGGGGACTCCGTTGACGTGCAGCTCCGCGAGTGCCGTGACCAGGGTCGACACCTCGTCGCGGTCCTCCCGGACGGCGGGTACGAAGACCTGGTCGGCACCGTCGGGCGCGCAGTCGCGGGCCATGGAGGAGAGCACCGCGTCCGGCCCGATCTCCAGGTGGAAGGTGATGCCGCGGGCGTGCAGAGTCCTGACGCCGTCGAGGAAGCGGACCGCGTCGCGGGCGTGGCGGACCCAGTGGTCCGGCGAACGGAGTTCGTCGTCGGTGGCGGTCCGGCCGGTCAGGTTGGAGACGACGGGGATGCTCGGCGCCCGGTAGGTGAGGTTCTCTGCGACTTGGCGGAACTCGTCGAGCATGCCGTCCATGTGCGGTGAGTGGAAGGCGTGGCTCACCCGCAGTCGCCTGGTCTTGCGGCCCCGGCCGCGCCAGCGTCGGGCGAGGCGGAGCACGGCGTCCTCGTCGCCGGAGAGCACGGTCGAGGCGGGTCCGTTGACCGCGGCGACGGCGACCCGGCCCTCGTGGCCGGCCAGGTCGGGACGGAGTTCCTCCTCGGAGGCCTGGACCGACACCATGGCGCCGCCTTCGGGCAGCCGCTCCATCAGCCGGCCGCGGGCCGTCACGAGCGCGCAGGCGTCGGGCAGGTCCAGCACGCCGGCCGCGTGCGCCGCGACCAGCTCGCCGACGGAGTGGCCCAGTACGGCGTCCGGGGTCAGTCCCCAGTGTTCGAGCAGCCGGTACAGCGCGGTCTCGAAGGCGAAAAGCGCGGGCTGGGTGTAGCGGGTCCGGTCGAGCAGGGCCGCGTCGGGGGTGCCCCCGCTGTCGAGGACCAGGTCCCGCAACGGCCGGTCGAGGAACCGGCCCAGGTGCTCGCACGCCTCGTCGAAGGCGTCCGCGAACACGGGGTACGTGGCGTACAGTGCGGCGCCCATACCGGGCCGCTGGCTGCCCTGCCCGGTGAACAGGAACGCGAGGCCGCCCTCGCGTGCTGTGCCCTCCACCACGCGCGGGGCGGGGCGTCCTTCGGCTAGTGCCGCGATCGACTCGAGGAGGTCGTCGCGATCGGTGGCGAGGACGACGGCGCGTCGTGCGAAGTGGGTGCGGGTCGTGGCGCCGGAGTACGCGATCTCGTCGGGCGCGAGTTCGGGGCGGTCGGCGAGATGGCCGAGCAGCCGGGCCGCCTGGGCGCGCAGGGCGGGCTCGTCACGGCCGGAGAGGGTGACGGGGACGGGCAACAGGGCGACGGACGGCTCGGGTTCCGCCGCGGGCGTGCCCCGGCCGCGCCAGTCCGACAGCACCAGATGGCAGTTGGTGCCGCCCATGCCGAACGAACTCACCCCGGCGGTCCTCGGCAGGTCGTCGTACGGCCAAGGGGCGAGTTCCCGCTGCACCGTGAGGTTGAGGCGGTCCAGCGGCAGCGCGGGGGGCGGGGTGGTGAAGTTGAGGCTGGGCGGAAGGGCCTGGTACTCGATGGACAGGATGACCTTGAGCAGGCCCACGACTCCGGCGGCGGCCTCCAGATGACCGACGTTGGTCTTGGCGGATCCGACGGCCAGCGGGCGGCCGGGTGTCCTCTCGGTGCCGAGCGCCGCGCCGAGTGCCGCAGCCTCGACGGGGTCGCCGGCCTTCGTGCCGGTGCCGTGCAGCTCGACGTACTGCACCTGGTCGGGGCGCGTCCGGGCGCGGCGGTGGGCGAGCCGGATCACCTCGCGCTGGGCACTCTCGTCGGGCACGGTGAGCCCGGAGGAGGCGTTGCCGGCGTTGTTCACGGCGCCGCCGAGGATCAGGCAGCGGATCGAGTCGCCGTCGGCGATCGCCCGGTCGAGGGTCTTGAGGACGACCAGGGCGCCGCCCTCGCCGCGTACATAACCGTTGGCCCGCTCGTCGAAGGTGTGGCACCGCCCGTCGGGCGAGAGCGCGCCCGAACTGGCGGCGACGAGCGCGCCGTCCAGGGCGAGGTTGAGGTTGACGCCGCCGGCGAGGGCGGCCGTGCAGTCGCCCGCGCGCAGGCTCTCGCAGGCCAGTTGGACAGCGACCAGGGAAGAGGACTGCCCGCAGTCGACGGTCTGGCTGGGTCCCCGTAGGGCGAGGGTGTGGGAGAGCCGGTTGGCGATCATGGTGCGCTGGGTGCCGACGGCCGTGTGCCGGGTGATGCCGGCGGCGCCGAGGCGTGCGCGCAGGGTGGCGTAGTCGTCGGCGGTGGCTCCGACGAACACGGCGGTCGGGCTGTCGGCCAGGGTGCCGGGGACGGTGCCGGCGTGTTCCAGGGCCTCCCAGCCGAGTTCCAGTACGAGGCGCTGCTGGGGGTCCATGGCGGTGGCTTCGCGCGGGGAGATGCCGAAGAAGGCGGCGTCGAAGAGGTCGGCCCGGTCGAGGAAACCGCCCCAGCGCACGCGTTCGGCGTCCGGCGCGGCCGCGGCCGCGGCGATCGCGTCCGCGTCCCAGCGCTCGGAGGGCGCCTCGGTGATGGCGTGCCGACCCGCGGCGAGCAACCGCCAGAAGGTCTCCGGGTCGGGTGCGCCGGGCAGTCGGCAGGAGTATCCGATGACCGCTATCGCCGTGTGCGGATCGACCTCGTCCTGATTAGACATTTCTTCCACTTCCGGCTTCCCGGCCGTCCGGGCAATGGGAATTACTCGGGCCACGGAGGAACTCTCGCAGCCCGGCATATCGTTTCGATAGCGCCGCCCGCGACACTCGACGGTGGCCGGAAACCAGTGGCAAGTGACCCTTTCCGCAAGGCCGGGTCGTCGGTACGGTTGCTGCGCATCAGCGGTCTCGTCGGTCGTGGAATGCAGTTGACGAACCTAGAGCACCATGGCCTGTTCATACCTTTTTCACTCGAGATACACGGGAGACAGTGATGGCATTGGGCTTTCTGTTCGGCGGCGGTGTCGGCACCGAAGTGCACGGCTTGGAGATGTACCGGGCCCATCCCGTGATGCGGGATCTGTATGAGCAGGTATCGGCCTGGACCGGTCTCACGGTGGGGCAGATCCTGGAGGAGGAACTGCCCGAGCCCCAGGAGGAGCGGCAGAGCGCCGGGACGATCCGGGAGACCGCACTCGCCCTCGGGATCCATGACGTGCTGGTGGAACAGGGCCTGAGTCCGGCGGTTCTCGGCGGGCTGAGCCTCGGCGCCATGACGGCGAGCTGTCTCGCCGGTTCGATCGGCCGGCGGGAGTTGTTCGAGATGCTGGCGCACGCCCGCCACACGCCCGAACTGCCCGCCGAGGAGCCGGAGCAGGGCCTCGCGCTGGCGTTCGCGCCGACCGAGGGCGACCTGGCGGCGGCGTACCGGGGTGAGGGCCGGGCCGGGGTGTATCTGTCCGGCGACTTCGGTCCGACGGCCGATGGGGCCATGCGGATCCTGATGCTGTCGGGCGAGCGGAAGGCGCTGGACGCGCTGGCTGCCGACCTGCCCCCGGGCACCGTCGCCCCCCTGCCCGACCGGCCCATCGCCGTGCACTCGCCGCTGCGCGGTCACTTCCGCGAGTTCATGGCGCCGTACATCGACGCGATGCCCTTCAAGGCACCCGAGCTGCCCCTGGTGTCCTGTCTGGAGCGCCGGACACTGACCACGGCCGACGACGTACGGGACCTGTTCGACCGGAACTCCACGGATTCGATCAGCCTGGTCGACGTCTGCGACGAGATGAAGGACCAGGGGGTGCGCCTGGGCCTCATCATGGGCGGCTCCATCCCGGACGGGATCCTGAGGTTCCCGTTCCCCATGGTGCACGTCGACAAGCCGGAGCACATCCAGCAGGTGCTGACCAGCGTGTTCGAGTTCGGCATAGACCTCACCCCGGCACGGACCCGATGAGCGCGCCCCCGGCCACCGTGCCGCCCGCCGCGCAGGGCACGGAGTACGACACGCTGATCGACGGCTGGCTCGAAACCGACCTCGACGCATGGACGCGGAAGGTGGTCGCGCGGCATTTCCACCCCGAGACGGGCAGCCCGTACTGGCTGCGGCGCGCCACCGAGCTCGACTTCGACGCGCGGGACATCACCCGCTATGAGCAGCTCACGGCGTTCGGCCCGTTTCCGGTGGAGATCCTGCGTTCCCAGGACCCGGCCGACCTGGTGCCGCTGGACGTGCCGCGCCCGTTGACCGGCCGCGTCTGGGACACCGGCGGCACGACCGGCACGCCGTGCCGGCTCTTCTACACGCCGGCCATGCTGCTGCACCGGGGCGCCTGGCGCCGCTGGTCCTTCGTCACCGAGGGCTTCACCCCGGGACGTACCTGGCTCCAGGCGACCCCCACGGGCCCGCATCTGATCGGCAACGGCGTGTGGGAGGTGTCGGAGCTGTACGCCGGGCAGGTGTACACAATCGACATGGACCCGCGCTGGGTCAAGCGGCTCATCCGGGCCGGACGACTGGCCGACGCGGGCGAGTACACCACCCACCTGCTGGAACAGATCACGGACGTGCTCGTCCACGGCCGGATCGACTACGTCAACACCACTCCCGCGCTCTTCCAGGCCCTGGTGCGCCGCTGCCCCGAACTGGTCGCACCACTGCGGGGAGTACGACTGAGCGGCACCCAGATGAGCCCGGACATGTACCGGGACTTCGTGGCCGCGATGGACGACGGGATCTGCGGCCGCAGCTACGGCAACACCTTCGGCAACGCGGCGGGGCTGCCCGTCGAACAGAACGCCGAGCTGATGCCCTATGTGCCGAACTATCCCCAGGTGACAATGACAGTCGTGCGCAAAGAAGACTGGTCAACCACCGTGGAATACGGCACTGTAGGACAGGTTCGACTGACCGTGCTGCACGAAGACCTATTCCTCCCCAACATCCTCGAACGCGACCAGGCGCTACGTTACGACACCGGCGAAAAATGGCCATCCGACGGAGTGGCCAACGTAACTCCGCTGCAAACCACGTCGTCGTCCCCCGAGGGACTCTATTGACCGGATTTTAACGGCGTATTGACGGCCCCCGGCGATCTACTCATGAGTTTACGAATAGAATTCTGTCGTGCCGCAAATGAGTACAAGCATGATGCTGATCGAGCGTGAAGAAGAGCTGTCCGCGTTACACGACCTCCACGCGGAAAGCCGCCACGGCAATGGACACGTCGTACTTGTCAGCGGCGCCGCCGGCAGCGGCAAGTCGGAGCTGCTGTACACCCTTGCCGAGGCGGTGTCCGCGGCCGGTTCCCTCGTCCTGAGAGCTGCCGGCCGGGAAGAGGAACGCGACGTCCCGCTCGGTCTCGTCCATCAACTCGTCCGGGATCTTTCGCTGCCCGTGCCG belongs to Streptomyces graminofaciens and includes:
- a CDS encoding type I polyketide synthase — encoded protein: MSNQDEVDPHTAIAVIGYSCRLPGAPDPETFWRLLAAGRHAITEAPSERWDADAIAAAAAAPDAERVRWGGFLDRADLFDAAFFGISPREATAMDPQQRLVLELGWEALEHAGTVPGTLADSPTAVFVGATADDYATLRARLGAAGITRHTAVGTQRTMIANRLSHTLALRGPSQTVDCGQSSSLVAVQLACESLRAGDCTAALAGGVNLNLALDGALVAASSGALSPDGRCHTFDERANGYVRGEGGALVVLKTLDRAIADGDSIRCLILGGAVNNAGNASSGLTVPDESAQREVIRLAHRRARTRPDQVQYVELHGTGTKAGDPVEAAALGAALGTERTPGRPLAVGSAKTNVGHLEAAAGVVGLLKVILSIEYQALPPSLNFTTPPPALPLDRLNLTVQRELAPWPYDDLPRTAGVSSFGMGGTNCHLVLSDWRGRGTPAAEPEPSVALLPVPVTLSGRDEPALRAQAARLLGHLADRPELAPDEIAYSGATTRTHFARRAVVLATDRDDLLESIAALAEGRPAPRVVEGTAREGGLAFLFTGQGSQRPGMGAALYATYPVFADAFDEACEHLGRFLDRPLRDLVLDSGGTPDAALLDRTRYTQPALFAFETALYRLLEHWGLTPDAVLGHSVGELVAAHAAGVLDLPDACALVTARGRLMERLPEGGAMVSVQASEEELRPDLAGHEGRVAVAAVNGPASTVLSGDEDAVLRLARRWRGRGRKTRRLRVSHAFHSPHMDGMLDEFRQVAENLTYRAPSIPVVSNLTGRTATDDELRSPDHWVRHARDAVRFLDGVRTLHARGITFHLEIGPDAVLSSMARDCAPDGADQVFVPAVREDRDEVSTLVTALAELHVNGVPAALSRVLSCPRARRVALPTYAFQRQRYWLDSPQGAAAPELPAAEPDMDSPAVRTPTGGGRLEPAELVRTHVARVLGHLSADAVPLGTSFKELGFSSLMGVELSDLLSRSTGARLPSTLIYDHPTPEALIRYVRNTAEDDAAEGVEALTSAGVGEPVAVVGMACRLPGGVGSPAELWELVASGREGVSEFPVDRGWDVEGLYDPDPDRPGTSYTRHGGFLHEAAEFDAEFFGISPREALAMDPQQRLLLEASWEAVERAGIDPHALRGSRTGVFAGTFTFRDSDTGATLPDSSEGRRLTGGAASVLSGRVAFSLGLEGPAVTVDTACSSSLVAIHLAASSLRAGECSLALAGGVTVMSSPGTFVEFSRQRGLSADGRCRSFAASAEGTGWAEGVGLLVLERLSDARRHGHRVLAVVRGSAVNQDGASNGLTAPSGPAQEGVIRAALSAAGVTAGDVDVVEAHGTGTRLGDPIEAQALLATYGQGRDDERPLWLGSLKSNIGHVQAAAGVAGVIKMVMALQEGALPRTLHVDEPTPLVDWDSGGVELLTEQREWEAVEGRPRRAGVSSFGISGTNAHLILEEAPPAQSVDSAPVPSPGTVLWPLSGRTEPALRAQAQRLRAQLSAEPRARLADVGFSLATTRAALEHRAVLVGDEPDRLLADLAALADGDLPSRVPYGVPSGGKTAFLFTGQGSQRVGMGRALHARFPVFAEALDEIFEEFDDLLGRPLREVVFAEADSPEAALLDRTVFTQAGLFAVEVALFRLVEHFGIRPDRVAGHSVGELAAAHAVGMMSLPDAVTLVAERGRLMEALPEGGAMVSVQAPEAEVAELLRGREARVALAAVNGPLSCVLSGDEDAVMEIAGALSARGRRTRRLRVSHAFHSPRMDPMLDEFRRVARGLDLSAPAVPLLSDMTGRPVAGPDDVPLDAADQAVYWARHVRETVRFADVVRALRADGVTTFLEIGPDAVLTAMGRDCLPEDDEAQAEFVPLLRREHPEDRTLAEGLARLHVRGADVDWTAVFAGTGARRVDLPTYAFQHRRYWPAVSPRTAVDAPALGLGTGGHPLLGAAVRPADSDTLVLTGRLSLDTQPWLADHTVLDTVLFPGAGLVELALHAARRTGCELLEELTLQAPLRLPDEGAVELQVQVAGAEDDGRRSVTVHTRPAATTARGRDNGEADAGDWTLHAVGVLAPAAGAVTDAGAFTNWPPEDAEEVDLTGWYESLAAQGFGYGPAFRGLRAAWRRGTEVFAELALPEEQAADAAGYGLHPALLDAALHAIELGALPGGDGARLPFAWSAVRLDTAGATAARVRLAPAGPDAVTLTFADAAGRTVASVGTLSRRPVSAEQLRTAGGGGREPLFRVEWIPLPGSVGGSGSDVLPGRWAVVGDTADTADLADLADLAESPTVAGTHADLAAPAESGGSEADVPDVVLAPLTGPASDGTDAVHAAGRALALVQGWLADGRFAASRLVVVTRGAIATGPDEDVPDLAHSSVWGLIRSAQTEHPDRITLLDLDDEPASRQTLTAALAAAEASGEAQLALRAGRVLVPRLTRSTSPVSGEAPWRADGTVLITGATGALGAAVARHLVTEHGVRDLLLAGRRGDAAPGVTELRAELAESGARVTVAACDVADRAALAALLDSVPADRPLTAVVHAAGVLDDRVFDALTPESLEAVLRPKADAARHLHDLTRELDLSAFVLFSSVQGLLGGAGQANYAAANTFLDALARRRRTSGLAATSLAWGPWAEGGMAAGLGDADRRRFARVGIHALTPDQGLRLLDAALASGDACPVPLALDTAALRAAGPGVPALLRGLAPVSTRGTTGQGTPAGAPGDRLVARLVELDATAQEKQLLALVRTEAAAVLNYDRAETVDARRSFKELGADSLSAVELRNRLGKATGLRLSATVVFDHPTPIALAGRLRSELFPAAGTDTATDTASDTEDGGAGAHAEALAAEEELIDAMDVAELVRMAREGIES
- a CDS encoding ACP S-malonyltransferase, which encodes MALGFLFGGGVGTEVHGLEMYRAHPVMRDLYEQVSAWTGLTVGQILEEELPEPQEERQSAGTIRETALALGIHDVLVEQGLSPAVLGGLSLGAMTASCLAGSIGRRELFEMLAHARHTPELPAEEPEQGLALAFAPTEGDLAAAYRGEGRAGVYLSGDFGPTADGAMRILMLSGERKALDALAADLPPGTVAPLPDRPIAVHSPLRGHFREFMAPYIDAMPFKAPELPLVSCLERRTLTTADDVRDLFDRNSTDSISLVDVCDEMKDQGVRLGLIMGGSIPDGILRFPFPMVHVDKPEHIQQVLTSVFEFGIDLTPARTR
- a CDS encoding arylcarboxylate reductase, translating into MSAPPATVPPAAQGTEYDTLIDGWLETDLDAWTRKVVARHFHPETGSPYWLRRATELDFDARDITRYEQLTAFGPFPVEILRSQDPADLVPLDVPRPLTGRVWDTGGTTGTPCRLFYTPAMLLHRGAWRRWSFVTEGFTPGRTWLQATPTGPHLIGNGVWEVSELYAGQVYTIDMDPRWVKRLIRAGRLADAGEYTTHLLEQITDVLVHGRIDYVNTTPALFQALVRRCPELVAPLRGVRLSGTQMSPDMYRDFVAAMDDGICGRSYGNTFGNAAGLPVEQNAELMPYVPNYPQVTMTVVRKEDWSTTVEYGTVGQVRLTVLHEDLFLPNILERDQALRYDTGEKWPSDGVANVTPLQTTSSSPEGLY